Proteins from one Mucilaginibacter jinjuensis genomic window:
- the ybeY gene encoding rRNA maturation RNase YbeY, producing MPAINFFQEEVSFTLKDKLKLKKWIKETIEAEGYKLQELNYIFCSDEYLLQMNQQYLDHDTLTDIITFDNSETPGKIVGDIFISIERIRENAEKFNVTETRELQRVIIHGTLHLLGYPDKKPAEKKVMTEKEDFYLNNITF from the coding sequence ATGCCCGCAATAAATTTTTTTCAGGAAGAGGTTAGCTTTACATTAAAAGATAAGCTGAAGCTAAAAAAGTGGATTAAAGAAACTATTGAGGCCGAAGGCTACAAACTGCAAGAACTTAACTACATCTTTTGCTCGGACGAGTATTTGCTGCAAATGAACCAGCAATACCTTGATCATGATACACTTACCGATATTATAACTTTCGATAATTCTGAAACGCCAGGTAAAATTGTAGGCGATATATTTATTTCTATTGAACGCATTAGAGAAAACGCGGAGAAGTTTAATGTAACAGAAACCCGCGAGCTACAGCGCGTTATTATTCATGGCACTTTACACCTGCTGGGCTACCCAGATAAAAAGCCTGCCGAAAAAAAGGTGATGACAGAAAAAGAAGACTTTTATCTGAATAATATTACTTTTTAA
- a CDS encoding glutathione peroxidase: MKTLALFLGLLFFAAPTSVYTFKLKSIDGGALSLAKYRGKKILIVNTASKCGFTKQYKDLETLSEQYKDKLVVVGFPANNFGGQEPGTEQDIKTFCHDNFNVTFPMSGKVSVLGLDIDPLFQYLTTAPNPDFTGDIKWNFEKFLIDENGKLIHRYRSQTTPLDPSITKAL; this comes from the coding sequence ATGAAAACATTAGCACTATTTCTAGGCTTGCTATTTTTTGCTGCCCCAACTTCGGTTTACACATTTAAATTGAAAAGCATTGATGGCGGTGCGCTTTCACTGGCCAAATATCGCGGCAAAAAAATCCTGATCGTAAATACTGCCTCTAAATGCGGCTTTACTAAACAGTACAAAGATCTGGAAACACTTTCTGAGCAATACAAAGACAAATTAGTAGTAGTCGGTTTCCCGGCTAATAACTTTGGTGGTCAAGAGCCTGGTACAGAGCAAGATATTAAAACGTTTTGCCATGATAATTTTAACGTAACTTTCCCGATGAGCGGTAAGGTTAGTGTTTTAGGTTTAGATATTGATCCGTTATTTCAATACTTAACCACCGCACCAAACCCTGATTTTACAGGTGATATTAAATGGAACTTCGAGAAATTTTTGATCGACGAAAATGGTAAACTAATTCACCGTTACCGCTCGCAAAC
- a CDS encoding ATP-binding protein has translation MQEANIGATKLYTLQLPSKPESIVELENLIEDIADTYQISDDTFANMMTCLNEVVMNAIVHGNKMDENKKVIVNAEIDHKRIMWTITDEGDGFDYNNLPDPTAEENLENLTGRGVFIVKQLSDQCIFNASGNEVELHFKI, from the coding sequence ATGCAAGAGGCCAATATTGGAGCCACGAAACTTTATACTTTACAGCTTCCATCGAAACCTGAAAGTATAGTTGAACTGGAAAATTTGATTGAAGATATCGCAGATACTTATCAAATAAGTGATGATACCTTTGCCAATATGATGACCTGTTTAAATGAGGTGGTAATGAATGCCATTGTACATGGCAACAAGATGGATGAGAACAAAAAGGTAATTGTAAACGCCGAGATAGACCACAAACGTATTATGTGGACCATTACCGACGAGGGAGATGGCTTTGATTATAATAACCTGCCCGACCCTACCGCCGAGGAGAATTTAGAAAACCTAACCGGCCGTGGCGTTTTTATTGTTAAACAATTATCAGATCAGTGTATCTTTAACGCCTCGGGAAACGAGGTTGAATTACACTTTAAGATATAA